Proteins encoded in a region of the Trypanosoma brucei gambiense DAL972 chromosome 11, complete sequence genome:
- a CDS encoding minichromosome maintenance (MCM) complex subunit,putative yields MPPHRKRRREGDTSRHQGADDVGGREEDDDSERDEEELGEDLFGDNYERDYLHPDEESEVLEDDVEDDDWIDDNSDISVISDSGRLAVDALLDRRNEMEQRLREERRQLEEGVFSDVDKDSIPSTGSDGSGFTAEGSVGGRGAGGDEEDEDVTTTAGNDDGVYVRGELGPMDFDWRQPQCDLVEWLSQELPRHVVKNRIYNFYLNYVENGVCVYEQKVHLMARENEQSFQLSYSHLSRVYDSVLALWLVDVPDVMIELLEDAANYFAFKLFPHYRKVHKHILVRICDLPLCDPIRDFRQIHMNVLVRVEGVVIRRSPVYPQMQAVRYDCVRCSYIIGPIYQRGDKEQRVSLCPSCHSKGPFRVNMTLTEYRNHQTIVLQESPGKVPPGRLPRSLEVILTNDLIDRANPGEEVDVTGIYRNNFDPLLNSRQGFPVFTTLLHANNVVRRTAEVDSFRLPDDERVRIMDLAKHPRIKRKLLRSIAPSIHGREDIKLGLLLGMLGGVPKDVGGDQSHRIRGDINVLLVGDPGCAKSQFLKFVEKTANRAVFTTGRGSTAVGLTASVHRDGVTGDFVLEGGALVIADRGSCLIDEFDKMSDQDGISFHEAMEQQNHIRCSWWYCHYAFSTCSIVAAAHSYRGAVRTPLPFVDSNVNLTTPILSRFDLLFVVRDEVNVELDEKLATFICHSHIRNHPRTQQESRHSERELQERLSSLRYALENASTEEERRVVEAQLQQLRNSLANEPLNEDEDPSSDKPLPQQLLRKYILYAKAHCHPRVSNIDANTIARLYTELRQESKHGGVAITVRHMESVIRLSEAHARLHLRDFVRDEDVNAAISLFLRCFIQTQKYSLRSAMENRFRKYFDSDTEPLPLIQHHIKVAVHAIRAFERQMSGGVEPTRVRIDVMQLEHCTMNVSKEALNAFFDSEEFKRDYTLIRDPGTGVPLQIEHSLV; encoded by the exons ATGCCTCCTCACCGCAAGCGCAGGCGGGAGGGTGACACGTCACGTCATCAAGGCGCTGACGACGTCGGGGGGCGcgaagaagatgatgataGTGAACGAGACGAGGAAGAACTAGGCGAGGACCTCTTCGGTGACAACTACGAGCGCGATTATCTTCATCCTGATGAGGAGAGCGAAGTCCTTGAAGATGATGTAGAGGACGACGACTGGATTGACGACAATAGCGATATTTCTGTCATATCAGACTCCGGCCGGTTGGCTGTTGATGCGTTGCTCGacagaagaaatgaaatggaaCAGCGGTTGCGTGAGGAGCGAAGACAATTGGAGGAGGGTGTCTTCAGTGATGTAGATAAGGATTCTATTCCTAGCACTGGTAGCGACGGAAGTGGTTTTACAGCGGAGGGAAGCGTGGGAGGGAGAGGTGCCGGTGGCgatgaggaggatgaggatgttACCACTACCGCTGGCAATGACGATGGTGTGTACGTTCGCGGGGAGCTGGGCCCCATGGATTTTGACTGGCGGCAACCTCAGTGTGACCTGGTGGAGTGGCTCTCTCAGGAACTTCCTCGACACGTTGTGAAGAACCGTATCTACAACTTTTACCTAAACTATGTGGAAAATGGCGTCTGTGTCTATGAACAGAAGGTGCATCTGATGGCTCGTGAGAATGAGCAGAGCTTCCAGCTAAGCTACAGCCATTTGAGTCGCGTCTACGATTCTGTGTTGGCGCTGTGGCTTGTCGATGTTCCCGACGTGATGATTGAACTGCTGGAGGATGCAGCAAACTACTTTGCTTTTAAACTGTTTCCACATTACAGAAAAGTCCATAAACACATTCTGGTCCGAATATGTGACCTACCGTTGTGTGACCCAATTCGTGACTTTCGTCAGATACACATGAATGTCCTTGTGCGCGTTGAGGGAGTGGTCATCCGGCGTTCCCCCGTTTACCCCCAGATGCAGGCGGTTAGGTACGACTGTGTGCGTTGCAGCTACATTATTGGTCCCATATACCAGCGGGGAGATAAGGAGCAACGCGTCAGTTTGTGTCCTAGTTGCCACAGTAAGGGCCCCTTTCGTGTAAACATGACCCTCACAGAGTATCGCAACCATCAGACGATTGTACTGCAGGAATCACCCGGGAAGGTACCTCCTGGTCGGCTTCCACGGAGCCTGGAGGTCATTCTTACGAACGACTTGATTGACCGCGCGAACCCTGGAGAGGAGGTGGACGTCACAGGAATCTACCGCAACAATTTCGACCCGCTTCTAAACAGTCGTCAGGGCTTTCCCGTATTCACAACTTTGCTACACGCGAATAACGTGGTGCGTCGCACCGCTGAGGTCGATAGTTTTCGCTTGCCTGACGATGAGCGGGTCCGAATAATGGACCTGGCTAAGCACCCGCGTATCAAGCGGAAGTTGTTACGCTCAATTGCTCCGAGCATCCACGGACGTGAAGACATCAAACTTGGTCTTCTCTTGGGGATGCTCGGTGGTGTGCCAAAAGACGTGGGTGGCGATCAATCACATCGTATTCGAGGGGACATTAACGTGTTGCTTGTTGGTGATCCCGGCTGTGCCAAATCTCAGTTCCTCAAATTTGTGGAGAAGACGGCAAATCGCGCAGTCTTCACAACGGGTCGAGGCTCCACAGCCGTTGGGCTTACGGCTTCCGTGCATAGGGATGGGGTTACGGGGGATTTTGTGTTGGAGGGTGGCGCGCTTGTTATTGCAGACCGGGGCAGCTGCCTTATTGACGAATTTGACAAAATGTCTGATCAAGACGGTATTTCATTTCATGAAGCGATGGAGCAGCAAAACCATATCCGTTGCTCGTGGTGGTATTGTCACTACGCTTTCAGCAC GTGTAGCATAGTCGCTGCGGCCCATTCCTATAGGGGGGCGGTACGGACCCCTCTCCCATTTGTTGACTCTAACGTCAATCTTACAACACCAATTCTTTCGCGTTTCGATCTCCTCTTTGTTGTGCGTGACGAGGTTAACGTGGAGTTGGACGAAAAGTTAGCAACTTTTATATGTCATTCACACATTCGAAACCATCCCCGAACGCAACAGGAGAGCCGGCACAGTGAGCGAGAACTGCAGGAACGACTGTCCAGTTTACGGTACGCGCTGGAGAACGCATCCACAGAAGAGGAACGCCGGGTGGTAGAGGCGCAGTTGCAGCAACTACGTAACTCTCTCGCCAACGAGCCACtgaatgaagatgaagatccGTCAAGTGATAAACCGCTGCCGCAGCAATTGCTGAGAAAGTATATTCTTTATGCCAAGGCACACTGTCACCCCCGTGTTTCCAATATCGATGCAAACACAATTGCGCGGCTCTACACGGAACTCCGACAGGAGTCGAAACATGGTGGTGTGGCGATCACTGTTAGGCATATGGAGTCAGTGATACGCCTTTCCGAAGCTCATGCGCGGTTGCACCTTCGTGACTTCGTTCGCGACGAAGATGTTAATGCCGCAATATCACTATTTTTACGCTGCTTTATTCAGACTCAAAAGTACAGTCTGCGGAGTGCGATGGAGAACAGGTTTCGTAAATACTTCGATTCCGATACGGAGCCTCTGCCTCTCATTCAGCATCACATAAAGGTTGCTGTCCATGCTATTCGGGCGTTCGAGCGGCAAATGTCAGGTGGCGTGGAGCCGACACGCGTGCGTATTGACGTAATGCAGCTGGAGCATTGCACAATGAATGTATCAAAGGAGGCTCTAAATGCCTTTTTTGATTCCGAGGAGTTCAAGAGAGATTATACTTTAATACGTGACCCCGGCACCGGTGTACCCCTTCAAATAGAGCACTCCCTGGTGTAA